One Brassica napus cultivar Da-Ae chromosome A5, Da-Ae, whole genome shotgun sequence DNA window includes the following coding sequences:
- the LOC106450619 gene encoding serine/threonine-protein phosphatase PP2A-3 catalytic subunit: MGANSIPTDATIGLDEQISQLMQCKPLSEQQVRALCEKAKEILMDESNVQPVKSPVTICGDIHGQFHDLAELFRIGGMCPDTNYLFMGDYVDRGYYSVETVTLLVALKLRYPQRITILRGNHESRQITQVYGFYDECLRKYGNANVWKIFTDLFDYFPLTALVESEIFCLHGGLSPSIETLDNIRNFDRVQEVPHEGPMCDLLWSDPDDRCGWGISPRGAGYTFGQDISEQFNHSNSLKLIARAHQLVMDGYNWAHEQKVVTIFSAPNYCYRCGNMASILEVDDCRNHTFIQFEPAPRRGEPDVTRRTPDYFL; this comes from the exons ATGGGAGCGAATTCTATACCGACGGACGCAACGATTGGTCTCGATGAGCAGATCTCGCAGCTCATGCAGTGCAAGCCTCTCTCTGAGCAACAG gTTAGAGCGTTATGCGAAAAAGCCAAGGAGATCTTAATGGATGAAAGCAACGTTCag CCTGTGAAAAGCCCTGTGACAATCTGCGGTGATATTCATGGACAGTTCCATGATCTTGCTGAGCTTTTCCGTATTGGCGGAATG TGCCCTGATACCAATTACTTGTTTATGggagattacgttgaccgtggtTATTATTCTGTTGAAACTGTTACG CTGTTAGTCGCCTTAAAGCTGCGATATCCTCAGCGAATCACCATTCTTAGAGGAAACCATGAAAGTCGTCAG ATCACTCAGGTTTATGGATTTTATGATGAATGTCTGCGAAA GTATGGCAATGCAAATGTTTGGAAAATCTTTACAGATCTCTTTGACTATTTCCCACTGACAGCCTTG GTTGAGTCAGAAATATTTTGCCTTCATGGTGGCTTGTCTCCATCTATCGAGACACTTGACAACATAAGGAACTTTGATCGAGTTCAAGAAGTGCCCCATGAAGGGCCCATGTGTGACTTATTATGGTCTGATCCTGATGACCGTTGTGGTTGGGGCATCTCTCCTCGTGGTGCTGGATATACATTTGGTCAG GACATATCCGAACAGTTCAACCACTCAAACAGCTTAAAGCTGATCGCCAGAGCCCATCAGCTGGTTATGGATGGATACAACTGGGCTCAT GAGCAAAAGGTGGTAACTATCTTCAGTGCACCAAACTATTGTTACCGTTGTGGGAACATGGCTTCGATTCTTGAGGTTGATGACTGCAGGAACCACACCTTCATTCAG TTTGAACCAGCACCAAGGAGAGGAGAACCAGATGTTACTCGGAGAACACCAGACTATTTCCTGTGA
- the LOC106450617 gene encoding uncharacterized protein LOC106450617 isoform X1 encodes MTTRSDSDDCLVQDPLTSSEKASISLEDSGQDSLKVVSLPPLENDSVLEISSEIQVKSSPFASIPEKDVETVHEKEAQAMDVDCPGVYSVSEASSSFLEDDKMETDGSVVCNSEKKGQEDSEVQRLLEAEKRRLLAEIETGTIFRKKEDVVETLEKNQKVERVRVKDNAFVGRSVKIDVVDDTALLNVVPFCSKKGKDHHPKRSGAAHSDDKEAPRKHKKTVGKHQHVEGNASTNQLRIMYSLNQMKSMRYANMGNQRKLWSDMYARLVPELVSEYEGLVSTKKNQKSSKSSGIGILGTKEGIDDLTLEEEEEEEYNEDNDYYNSILRPAFAVDGEPDFESGPPEDGFEYLRRVRWEAKRVPNVKVAKIDESKYIPKEQSVYMPQIPEIPKCPEHLLPLKEWEDSLLSDFSHLRLALSQEANECCGDETMSSTQSIEYELMGMFTTRVNTVVDEPFGVVVSEIQGMDSVTRVSRLKKKICLVEKESGLQGSDCIWVVALCASVDTPLDGDTCACLRAVLRKCASVRALEVEDEQVIIMANMLITIAGRYFGQME; translated from the exons atGACGACGAGATCTGATTCCGACGACTGTCTCGTGCAAGACCCACTAACCTCCTCAGAGAAAGCTTCGATCTCTCTGGAAGATTCCGGTCAAGACTCGCTAAAGGTCGTTTCTTTACCTCCACTAGAGAACGACTCTGTTTTAGAGATAAGCTCAGAGATTCAAGTAAAGTCTTCTCCTTTCGCTTCTATTCCTGAGAAAGATGTAGAAACTGTACACGAGAAAGAAGCCCAGGCGATGGATGTGGATTGTCCTGGAGTCTACTCTGTATCCGAAGCTAGCTCCTCGTTTCTTGAAGACGACAAGATGGAGACTGATGGGTCAGTTGTTTGTAACTCTGAGAAGAAGGGACAAGAAGATTCGGAGGTTCAGAGACTTTTGGAGGCTGAGAAGAGGAGACTGTTGGCTGAGATCGAAACGGGAACAATCTTCAGGAAGAAGGAAGATGTTGTGGAGACGCTCGAAAAGAACCAGAAGGTGGAGAGAGTGAGAGTCAAGGACAATGCTTTCGTTGGGAGGTCTGTGAAGATCGATGTGGTTGATGACACCGCGTTGCTCAACGTTGTTCCTTTCTGCAGCAAGAAAGGCAAAGATCATCATCCCAAGAGGTCGGGAGCTGCGCACAGTGATGATAAGGAGGCGCCAAGAAAGCATAAGAAAACTGTTGGGAAGCATCAACATGTTGAAGGGAATGCATCAACCAATCAGTTGCGGATAATGTACTCCTTGAACCAGATGAAGTCGATGAGGTATGCTAACATGGGGAATCAGAGGAAGCTGTGGAGTGACATGTATGCTAGGCTGGTGCCTGAGCTGGTGAGTGAGTACGAAGGTCTAGTTAGCACGAAGAAGAATCAGAAGAGTTCGAAGTCGAGTGGCATTGGTATTCTCG GCACCAAAGAAGGTATAGATGACTTAACtcttgaagaagaggaagaggaggagtaCAATGAAGATAATGACTATTACAATAGCATTTTGAGACCTGCGTTTGCTGTGGATGGAGAACCTGATTTTGAGTCTGGACCACCAGAAGATGGCTTTGAATACTTAAGACGAGTCAG GTGGGAAGCTAAGCGTGTTCCCAATGTAAAAGTTGCCAAGATAGATGAAAGCAAGTACATACCGAAAGAGCAAAGTGTTTACATGCCACAGATACCTGAAATCCCCAAATGCCCAGAGCACTTGTTACCACTCAAGGAGTGGGAAGACTCATTGCTTTCTGACTTCTCACACCTTCGCCTG GCTTTATCTCAAGAGGCTAACGAGTGCTGCGGGGATGAGACAATGTCATCAACTCAGTCGATTGAATATGAGCTTATGGGGATGTTCACTACGCGCGTCAACACTGTTGTAGATGAGCCGTTTGGTGTGGTGGTTTCAGAGATACAAGGAATGGACTCGGTGACGCGTGTATCGaggctgaagaagaagatatgttTGGTTGAGAAGGAGAGCGGTTTACAGGGGAGTGACTGTATATGGGTAGTAGCATTGTGTGCATCGGTGGACACTCCTTTGGATGGTGATACGTGTGCTTGTCTCAGAGCTGTTCTGAGGAAGTGTGCTAGTGTTCGTGCGTTAGAGGTTGAAGATGAGCAAGTTATCATCATGGCTAATATGCTCATTACCATTGCAGGCAGATACTTTGGCCAAATGGAATAA
- the LOC106450617 gene encoding uncharacterized protein LOC106450617 isoform X2, which translates to MTTRSDSDDCLVQDPLTSSEKASISLEDSGQDSLKVVSLPPLENDSVLEISSEIQVKSSPFASIPEKDVETVHEKEAQAMDVDCPGVYSVSEASSSFLEDDKMETDGSVVCNSEKKGQEDSEVQRLLEAEKRRLLAEIETGTIFRKKEDVVETLEKNQKVERVRVKDNAFVGRSVKIDVVDDTALLNVVPFCSKKGKDHHPKRSGAAHSDDKEAPRKHKKTVGKHQHVEGNASTNQLRIMYSLNQMKSMRYANMGNQRKLWSDMYARLVPELVSEYEGLVSTKKNQKSSKSSGIGTKEGIDDLTLEEEEEEEYNEDNDYYNSILRPAFAVDGEPDFESGPPEDGFEYLRRVRWEAKRVPNVKVAKIDESKYIPKEQSVYMPQIPEIPKCPEHLLPLKEWEDSLLSDFSHLRLALSQEANECCGDETMSSTQSIEYELMGMFTTRVNTVVDEPFGVVVSEIQGMDSVTRVSRLKKKICLVEKESGLQGSDCIWVVALCASVDTPLDGDTCACLRAVLRKCASVRALEVEDEQVIIMANMLITIAGRYFGQME; encoded by the exons atGACGACGAGATCTGATTCCGACGACTGTCTCGTGCAAGACCCACTAACCTCCTCAGAGAAAGCTTCGATCTCTCTGGAAGATTCCGGTCAAGACTCGCTAAAGGTCGTTTCTTTACCTCCACTAGAGAACGACTCTGTTTTAGAGATAAGCTCAGAGATTCAAGTAAAGTCTTCTCCTTTCGCTTCTATTCCTGAGAAAGATGTAGAAACTGTACACGAGAAAGAAGCCCAGGCGATGGATGTGGATTGTCCTGGAGTCTACTCTGTATCCGAAGCTAGCTCCTCGTTTCTTGAAGACGACAAGATGGAGACTGATGGGTCAGTTGTTTGTAACTCTGAGAAGAAGGGACAAGAAGATTCGGAGGTTCAGAGACTTTTGGAGGCTGAGAAGAGGAGACTGTTGGCTGAGATCGAAACGGGAACAATCTTCAGGAAGAAGGAAGATGTTGTGGAGACGCTCGAAAAGAACCAGAAGGTGGAGAGAGTGAGAGTCAAGGACAATGCTTTCGTTGGGAGGTCTGTGAAGATCGATGTGGTTGATGACACCGCGTTGCTCAACGTTGTTCCTTTCTGCAGCAAGAAAGGCAAAGATCATCATCCCAAGAGGTCGGGAGCTGCGCACAGTGATGATAAGGAGGCGCCAAGAAAGCATAAGAAAACTGTTGGGAAGCATCAACATGTTGAAGGGAATGCATCAACCAATCAGTTGCGGATAATGTACTCCTTGAACCAGATGAAGTCGATGAGGTATGCTAACATGGGGAATCAGAGGAAGCTGTGGAGTGACATGTATGCTAGGCTGGTGCCTGAGCTGGTGAGTGAGTACGAAGGTCTAGTTAGCACGAAGAAGAATCAGAAGAGTTCGAAGTCGAGTGGCATTG GCACCAAAGAAGGTATAGATGACTTAACtcttgaagaagaggaagaggaggagtaCAATGAAGATAATGACTATTACAATAGCATTTTGAGACCTGCGTTTGCTGTGGATGGAGAACCTGATTTTGAGTCTGGACCACCAGAAGATGGCTTTGAATACTTAAGACGAGTCAG GTGGGAAGCTAAGCGTGTTCCCAATGTAAAAGTTGCCAAGATAGATGAAAGCAAGTACATACCGAAAGAGCAAAGTGTTTACATGCCACAGATACCTGAAATCCCCAAATGCCCAGAGCACTTGTTACCACTCAAGGAGTGGGAAGACTCATTGCTTTCTGACTTCTCACACCTTCGCCTG GCTTTATCTCAAGAGGCTAACGAGTGCTGCGGGGATGAGACAATGTCATCAACTCAGTCGATTGAATATGAGCTTATGGGGATGTTCACTACGCGCGTCAACACTGTTGTAGATGAGCCGTTTGGTGTGGTGGTTTCAGAGATACAAGGAATGGACTCGGTGACGCGTGTATCGaggctgaagaagaagatatgttTGGTTGAGAAGGAGAGCGGTTTACAGGGGAGTGACTGTATATGGGTAGTAGCATTGTGTGCATCGGTGGACACTCCTTTGGATGGTGATACGTGTGCTTGTCTCAGAGCTGTTCTGAGGAAGTGTGCTAGTGTTCGTGCGTTAGAGGTTGAAGATGAGCAAGTTATCATCATGGCTAATATGCTCATTACCATTGCAGGCAGATACTTTGGCCAAATGGAATAA
- the LOC106453315 gene encoding mitogen-activated protein kinase kinase kinase 20-like has translation MPTKPEVIKFLSKGTYGSVDLVKYIRSDGSSPLYAAVKTTDCENLYYLQREALILSKLKGCRNIVQCYNNYNLEEDLDDNGWRIFKMVMEYAPEGSLATFMDSYKDSKLPETMIKDFTRMLLQGLVYVHNLGYVHCDLKPENLLIFPCGQSYELKISDFGSSTEVGEVADTWELNPPFVGSPIYMSPESVYDGVAEKALDLWSVGCIVLEMYAGEPWREVEFNDLASVLLSGEAPEIPESVPSDAKDFIEMCFARNPESRGSALSLLLHRFLSEDMYGLRRLFGSLDG, from the coding sequence ATGCCAACAAAACCAGAGGTCATCAAGTTCTTGTCTAAAGGCACGTACGGATCAGTCGACCTCGTCAAATACATCAGAAGCGATGGCTCGTCACCGCTCTACGCCGCCGTGAAAACCACGGACTGCGAGAACTTGTACTATCTCCAAAGAGAAGCTCTGATTCTATCGAAGCTCAAAGGATGTAGAAACATCGTACAATGCTATAACAATTACAACTTGGAAGAGGACTTAGACGACAACGGGTGGAGAATCTTCAAGATGGTTATGGAGTATGCACCTGAAGGGAGTTTAGCTACTTTCATGGACAGCTACAAAGATAGCAAGTTGCCTGAAACGATGATCAAGGACTTCACACGTATGTTACTTCAAGGGTTGGTCTATGTTCATAACCTAGGTTATGTTCATTGTGATCTCAAACCAGAGAACCTCCTTATCTTCCCGTGTGGACAATCTTACGAGCTGAAGATATCTGATTTTGGGTCTTCTACCGAAGTAGGAGAGGTTGCTGACACGTGGGAGTTAAACCCTCCGTTTGTAGGATCGCCTATCTATATGTCGCCAGAGTCGGTTTATGACGGTGTGGCCGAGAAAGCCCTAGATTTGTGGTCGGTAGGTTGCATAGTTTTGGAGATGTATGCCGGTGAGCCATGGCGTGAGGTTGAGTTTAATGATCTTGCGTCGGTTTTGTTGAGTGGAGAAGCGCCTGAGATTCCAGAGAGTGTGCCGTCCGATGCAAAGGATTTTATAGAAATGTGTTTCGCAAGAAACCCTGAGAGTAGAGGAAGTGCTTTGAGTTTGCTATTACATCGGTTCTTGTCTGAAGACATGTATGGTCTCAGGCGTCTCTTTGGTTCCCTTGATGGTTGA
- the LOC106450616 gene encoding protein trichome birefringence-like 39 — MGFSSQENPSSLYFFFFCLCLSTVSANTNTSSNNGVEGGRRELASWRCNWFRGSWVYDVTYPLYDPYKCPFIDPQFNCKKYGRPDNLYLKYRWQPSSCSLPRFNGLYFLRKMRGKKIMFVGDSLSTNMWQSLACLIHAWVPNARYTLLRQKGLASLTFEDYGVTLKLYRTQFLVDLDAENVGRVLKLDSIKQGKMWRGMDVLIFNSWHWWTHIDHIQPWDYMEDGNRLYKDMNRLVAYYKGMTTWARWVNAFVNPSKTKVFFNGVSPVHYDGRDWGEPMKSCKSQTQPFYGRKYPGGPPVAWVILNKVFRRLKKPVYWLDITGLSQLRKDAHPSAYSGNHPGNDCSHWCLPGLPDTWNVLFYSALFS, encoded by the exons ATGGGTTTCTCTTCCCAAGAAAACCCTTCTTctctttacttcttcttcttctgtctctGTCTCTCCACAGTCTCTGCTAACACAAACACAAGCAGCAACAATGGTGtggaaggaggaagaagagagctAGCTTCTTGGAGATGCAATTGGTTTAGAGGGAGTTGGGTTTATGATGTAACGTACCCACTTTACGATCCTTACAAATGTCCATTCATAGATCCACAGTTTAACTGCAAGAAGTATGGTCGTCCCGACAATCTTTATCTTAAGTATCGATGGCAACCTTCCTCTTGCTCTCTGCCCAG attCAATGGGTTGTATTTCTTGCGGAAGATGAGAGGGAAGAAGATAATGTTCGTTGGAGATTCACTAAGCACAAATATGTGGCAATCTCTTGCTTGTCTAATTCACGCTTGGGTTCCTAACGCTCGTTACACTCTTCTTCGCCAAAAGGGTCTCGCTTCCCTCACCTTCGAg GACTACGGAGTGACGTTGAAGCTATACAGAACACAGTTCTTAGTGGATTTAGATGCCGAGAACGTTGGAAGAGTGCTTAAGCTTGATTCCATTAAGCAAGGCAAAATGTGGAGAGGCATGGACGTCTTGATTTTCAACAGTTGGCATTGGTGGACCCATATCGATCACATCCAGCC GTGGGACTACATGGAAGATGGGAACAGATTGTACAAAGACATGAACAGACTGGTCGCTTATTACAAAGGAATGACCACTTGGGCTCGATGGGTTAATGCATTCGTCAATCCATCTAAGACCAAGGTTTTCTTCAATGGCGTTTCTCCTGTTCATTACGA TGGAAGGGATTGGGGAGAGCCAATGAAGTCATGTAAGAGTCAGACACAACCATTCTACGGGAGGAAGTATCCAGGAGGGCCACCAGTGGCTTGGGTGATTTTAAACAAAGTGTTTAGGAGATTGAAGAAACCAGTCTATTGGCTCGACATAACCGGTCTATCTCAGCTTCGTAAAGATGCTCATCCTTCTGCTTACAGTGGGAACCATCCTGGTAATGACTGTAGCCACTGGTGTCTTCCTGGTCTACCTGATACTTGGAACGTACTCTTTTACTCTGCTCTTTTTTCTTGA